Proteins from one Panthera leo isolate Ple1 chromosome D1, P.leo_Ple1_pat1.1, whole genome shotgun sequence genomic window:
- the PUS3 gene encoding tRNA pseudouridine(38/39) synthase produces the protein MAESDIDRTQTVKLLKRVQELEQEVQRLKNEQANNKDSTVRENSLGAGKAKRAFDFSAHGRRHVALKIAYLGWGYQGFASQENTNNTIEEKLFEALTKTRLVESRQTSNYHRCGRTDKGVSAFGQVISLDLRSHFPKDRASEDCNLKDEVSDAAKEIRYTHILNRVLPPDIRVLAWAPVEPSFSARFSCLERTYRYFFPRADLDIVAMNDAAQKYVGTHDFRNLCKMDVANGVINFQRTILSAQVQLVGQSLDKERWQEPFQLCQFEVIGQAFLYHQVRCMMAILFLIGQGMEKPEIIDELLNIEKNPQKPQYSMAIEFPLVLYDCKFENIKWIYDREVQEFNVTHLQQLWANHAVKTHMLYSMLQGLDCVAVPCGTGPEMDGMIEWRNVKPSVIKQTSAFVEGVKMRTYKPLMDRPKCQGLESRIQHFVRRGRIEHPHSFLEEETKAKRDCHDIMEEENTLLEKPTKRVCVDTEIKSIS, from the exons ATGGCTGAAAGTGACATAGACAGAACCCAAACTGTCAAACTCCTAAAAAGAGTACAGGAACTGGAGCAGGAGGTACAGAGACTTAAAAACGAACAGGCCAACAACAAAGACTCAACCGTGAGAGAAAATTCTCTAGGAGCTGGAAAAGCTAAGCGTGCATTTGATTTCAGTGCTCATGGTCGAAGACATGTAGCTCTAAAGATAGCCTATTTGGGCTGGGGATACCAAGGCTTTGCCAGtcaggaaaacacaaacaatACAATTGAAGAGAAACTGTTTGAGGCTCTAACCAAGACTCGACTAGTAGAAAGCAGACAGACATCCAACTATCACCGCTGTGGGCGAACAGACAAAGGAGTCAGTGCCTTTGGACAG GTGATTTCTCTTGACCTTCGTTCTCACTTTCCAAAGGACAGGGCTTCAGAGGATTGTAATTTAAAAGATGAAGTCAGTGATGCTGCTAAAGAGATCCGCTATACCCACATTCTCAATCGGGTACTCCCTCCAGACATCCGTGTACTGGCCTGGGCCCCTGTGGAACCTAGCTTCAGTGCTAGGTTCAGCTGTCTTGAGCGGACTTACCGCTATTTTTTCCCTCGTGCTGATTTAGACATTGTGGCCATGAACGATGCAGCTCAGAAGTATGTTGGCACACATGATTTTAGGAACTTATGTAAAATGGATGTAGCCAACGGAGTGATCAATTTTCAGAGGACTATTCTGTCTGCTCAAGTACAGCTAGTGGGCCAGAGCCTGGATAAGGAGAGATGGCAAGAACCTTTCCAGTTATGTCAGTTTGAAGTGATTGGCCAGGCATTCCTTTATCATCAAGTCCGCTGTATGATGGCTATCCTTTTTCTGATTGGCCAAGGAATGGAGAAGCCAGAGATTATTGATGAGCTGCTGAACATAGAGAAAAATCCCCAGAAACCTCAGTACAG TATGGCTATAGAATTTCCTCTAGTCTTGTATGACTGTAAGTTTGAAAATATCAAGTGGATTTATGACCGAGAGGTTCAGGAGTTCAATGTTACCCACCTACAACAACTATGGGCTAATCATGCTGTGAAAACTCACATGTTGTATAGCATGCTACAAGGACTGGACTGTGTTGCAGTACCCTGTGGGACAG GACCAGAGATGGATGGAATGATAGAATGGAGAAATGTTAAGCCCTCTGTCATAAAGCAGACCAGTGCCTTTGTAGAAGGAGTGAAAATGCGCACATATAAACCACTAATGGATCGTCCTAAATGCCAAGGATTAGAATCCCGGATCCAGCATTTTGTACGTAGGGGACGTATCGAGCACCCACATTCATTCcttgaggaagaaacaaaagccaaaagggACTGTCATGATATAATGGAGGAAGAAAATACTCTTTTGGAGAAACCAACAAAGAGAGTCTGTGttgatacagaaattaaaagcatCAGTTAA